ATTAAACCGAGCCTAATGGCAAGGTTTATTTTTCCATTAATACAACTGCTTGAGCGGCGATTCCTTCTCCACGACCTGTGAATCCAAGTTTTTCTGTGGTTGTTGCTTTTACATTCACTTGTTCCAAATCTGCGTCTAACAATTCTGCGATGACTTTTCGCATCTCATGAATGTGTGGGGCCATCTTAGGCTGCTGAGCGATAATTGTGGCATCAACATTTCCTAATGAAAATCCTTTTTCGCTCGCTATCTCAAAAGACTTTTGCAACAGAATTTTGGAATCAATATCCTTAAAGTCCGCACTTGTGTCGGGAAAGTGCTTTCCAAGATCCCCTTCTCCGATTGCACCTAATATAGCATCCGTTATGACATGTAGAAGTACATCTGCATCTGAATGTCCGAGAAGACCTTTCTCATAAGGGATGGTCACGCCCCCTATAATAAGCGGTCTACCTTCCACGAGTTGATGTACATCAACGCCTTGTCCGATTCTAAACATTGTTATGGTGCTCCTTCCTCTCACGTAGGATTGCTTTTGCGAACAATAGATCCTCTTTAGTTGTCAGTTTAATATTTAAATAATCCCCTTCAACGATCGTTACTTCACTCCCAGCATGCTCAATAAGGCTTGCATCATCGGTTCCGAGGTACCCTTGTTCAGCAGCTTTTAAATGGGCGGACAAAATGAGAGACAGATGAAAAGCTTGTGGGGTTTGAACCGCCCACAAGCTGTTTCGGTCTACGGTCTTAACAACCTTCTTTTGTTCAATGTGTTTCACTGTATCCTTAATAGGTACACCAAGAACAGCCGCACCGCTATCATGTGCTGCAATGACTAGTTTGTGTATCGAATCAATAGAAACAAAGGGTCTTGCGCCGTCATGGATCAGAACACGTGATGATTGATCTACAACTTTCAACCCTTCATAGACACTATGTTGTCGCTCCTCGCCTCCAGGTACGACCTTTAGTACTTTTTCTATTTGATAGTCATTCACTGCTTCTTTAAGATCAGAAAGTTCGTTCTTGTTTCCAACAAGGATGATACCACTACACCATTCATCCATTTCAAACACGCGTAATGTGTGTATGATTAATGGTGCGCCTTCCAACATCAGAAACTGTTTATTCTTACCTGCATTCATACGCTTCCCTTGACCAGCTGCAGGTATAATTACAACGTAATCCACTCGACTCATCTACTTTCTAGAAGAATTACAATGCCTTCTCTAACAGCTTAGGCTTTGCAAAAATCATTCGACCAGCAGATGTTTGCAATACACTTGTGACAATGACTTCAATGGTTTTGCCAATGTAATCACGTCCACCTTCAACGACGATCATCGTGCCGTCATCCAAGTATCCGACGCCTTGGTTTTGTTCCTTCCCGTCTTTAATGACTTGAACATTTAACTCTTCACCAGGTAAAACGACTGGCTTTACCGCGTTTGCTAGATCATTAATGTTCAATACGGGTACGCCTTGGAACTCACAAACTTTATTTAAGTTATAATCATTTGTGACGACAATACCAGATACAAGCTTCCCTAGTTTTACAAGCTTACTATCGACTTCATGAACGTCTTCGAAATCAC
This window of the Pseudalkalibacillus berkeleyi genome carries:
- the ispD gene encoding 2-C-methyl-D-erythritol 4-phosphate cytidylyltransferase, whose amino-acid sequence is MDYVVIIPAAGQGKRMNAGKNKQFLMLEGAPLIIHTLRVFEMDEWCSGIILVGNKNELSDLKEAVNDYQIEKVLKVVPGGEERQHSVYEGLKVVDQSSRVLIHDGARPFVSIDSIHKLVIAAHDSGAAVLGVPIKDTVKHIEQKKVVKTVDRNSLWAVQTPQAFHLSLILSAHLKAAEQGYLGTDDASLIEHAGSEVTIVEGDYLNIKLTTKEDLLFAKAILRERKEHHNNV
- the ispF gene encoding 2-C-methyl-D-erythritol 2,4-cyclodiphosphate synthase produces the protein MFRIGQGVDVHQLVEGRPLIIGGVTIPYEKGLLGHSDADVLLHVITDAILGAIGEGDLGKHFPDTSADFKDIDSKILLQKSFEIASEKGFSLGNVDATIIAQQPKMAPHIHEMRKVIAELLDADLEQVNVKATTTEKLGFTGRGEGIAAQAVVLMEK